A single genomic interval of Electrophorus electricus isolate fEleEle1 chromosome 2, fEleEle1.pri, whole genome shotgun sequence harbors:
- the ndst1a gene encoding bifunctional heparan sulfate N-deacetylase/N-sulfotransferase 1a, whose protein sequence is MLGAGRVRRLHRQLTFQTGLLLLVLLCMLSVFVSAYFLYTVKRELEPPHGGGAEDCGNDVPPSRLHPPGEGRGGATVADESRTEAVVLVFVESQYSQLGQEIVAILESARFRYRTEISPGKGDMPTLTDGERGRFALIVYENILKYVNMDAWNRELLDKYCVEYGVGLIAFFKANENSLLSAQLKGFPLYLHSNLGLKDCTINPKSPLLHITRAQEVVRGPLPGDDWTVFQSNHSTYEPVLLAETQSAGSVAPRAALHATVVQDLGLHDGIQRVLFGHGLLFWLHKLAFVDAVAFLTAKRLALALDRYVLVDIDDIFVGKEGTRMKAADVEALVETQHELRKSIPNFTFNLGFSGKFYHAGTDEEDLGDDLLLSYVDEFWWFPHMWSHMQPHRFHNQSVLAEQMLLNRRFAEEHSIPTRLGYAVAPHHSGVYPVHVQLYEAWKKVWGIRVTSTEEYPHLKPARHRRGFIHSAISVLPRQTCGLFTHTIFYKDYPGGPQELDKLIDGGELFLTVLLNPISIFMTHLSNYGNDRLGLYTFRKLLLFLQSWTHLRLQTLPPLQLAHKYFSLFPSDRDPLWQNPCEDKRHKDIWSKEKTCDRFPRLLVIGPQKTGTTALYVLLGMHPDLISNFPSKETFEEVQFFNGHNYHRGIDWYMEYFPLPSNTSSDFYFEKSASYFESEVAAGRAAALLPRAKIITVLLNPAERAYVWYQHQRAHNDPVALKYSFHEVITASRDAPLRLRVLQSRCLVPGWYAVHLERWNTHYHSTQILVVDGQMLKTEPAAVMDKVQKFLGLVNTVDYHKILAFDPKKGFWCQLLEGGRTKCLGKSKGKRYPDMDPESQAFLREYYRDHNIELSRLLYRMGQPLPSWLRDDLLNTR, encoded by the exons ATGCTGGGTGCGGGTCGCGTGCGACGCCTCCATCGCCAGCTCACCTTCCAGAccggcctcctcctcctcgtcctcctgtGCATGCTCAGTGTCTTTGTCTCCGCCTACTTCCTCTACACCGTCAAACGGGAGCTTGAGCCACCTCACGGAGGCGGGGCTGAGGACTGTGGCAACGATGTCCCTCCGTCCCGGCTCCACCCACCTGGTGAGGGAAGGGGCGGGGCCACAGTGGCCGATGAGAGCCGGACCGAGGCAGTGgtgctggtgtttgtggagAGCCAGTACTCTCAGTTGGGCCAGGAGATTGTGGCCATCCTGGAGTCGGCCAGGTTCAGGTACCGGACCGAGATCTCGCCCGGGAAGGGGGACATGCCCACTCTGACAGACGGGGAGCGTGGCCGCTTTGCCCTGATTGTGTATGAGAACATCCTCAAGTACGTCAACATGGACGCCTGGAACAGGGAACTGCTGGACAAATACTGCGTGGAGTACGGAGTGGGGCTCATCGCATTCTTCAAG gcgAATGAGAACAGTCTCCTGAGTGCCCAGCTGAAAGGGTTCCCGTTGTACCTGCATTCTAACCTGGGTCTGAAAGACTGCACCATCAACCCCAAATCACCCCTTCTACACATCACCCGTGCCCAAGAG GTGGTCAGAGGCCCTCTCCCCGGTGACGACTGGACTGTGTTCCAGTCCAACCACTCCACGTACGAGCCCGTGCTGCTGGCCGAGACCCAGTCTGCGGGCAGCGTGGCGCCCCGCGCCGCCCTGCACGCCACCGTGGTCCAGGACCTGGGCCTGCACGACGGGATCCAGCGCGTGCTTTTTGGCCACGGTCTGCTCTTCTGGCTCCACAAGCTGGCGTTTGTGGACGCAGTAGCCTTCCTCACCGCCAAGCGCCTGGCCCTGGCCCTTGACCGCTACGTGCTCGTCGACATCGACGACATATTTGTGGGGAAGGAGGGCACCAGGATGAAGGCGGCCGACGTCGAG gCGCTGGTGGAGACGCAGCATGAGCTGCGCAAGTCCATCCCAAACTTTACCTTTAACCTTGGCTTCTCCGGGAAGTTCTACCATGCAG GTACTGATGAGGAGGACCTGGGTGATGACCTGTTACTGTCTTATGTTGATGAGTTCTGGTGGTTTCCACATATGTGGAGTCACATGCAGCCTCACCGATTTCATAACCAGAGTGTATTAGCAGAGCAGATGCTCCTCAACAGACGCTTTGCAGag gaGCACTCTATCCCTACTCGCCTGGGCTACGCTGTGGCTCCCCACCACTCTGGCGTTTACCCCGTTCATGTGCAGCTGTATGAGGCATGGAAGAAGGTGTGGGGCATCCGTGTGACCAGCACAGAGGAGTACCCTCACCTGAAACCTGCCCGCCACCGCCGGGGCTTCATCCACAGTGccatcagt GTATTACCTCGACAGACATGCGgtctgttcacacacaccatcttctATAAGGATTACCCCGGAGGCCCTCAGGAGCTGGACAAGCTCATTGATGGAGGGGAGCTCTTCCTCACTGTGCTACTCAACCCA ATCAGCATTTTCATGACTCACCTGTCGAATTATGGGAACGACCGCTTGGGGCTGTACACCTTCCGGAAGCTGCTGCTCTTCCTGCAGAGCTGGACGCACCTCAGGCTGCAGACGCTGCCCCCGTTGCAGCTAGCGCACAAATACTTCAGCCTCTTCCCCTCGGACAGAGACCCActttggcag AACCCTTGTGAGGATAAGAGACACAAGGATATCTGGTCTAAGGAGAAGACGTGCGATCGCTTTCCCCGGCTGCTTGTAATTGGACCGCAGAAAACAG GAACAACTGCTCTCTATGTGCTCCTGGGCATGCACCCTGACCTCATCAGCAACTTCCCTAGCAAGGAGACGTTTGAGGAGGTGCAGTTCTTCAATGGGCACAACTATCATCGGGGAATAGACTG gtatATGGAGTACTTCCCTCTACCCTCAAACACGAGCTCGGACTTCTACTTTGAGAAGAGCGCCAGCTACTTTGAGTCTGAAGTAGCAGCAGGCAGGGCGGCAGCTCTCCTACCCAGAGCCAAGATCATCACCGTACTACTGAACCCTGCAGAGAGAGCCTACGTCTGGTatcag CACCAGAGAGCCCACAATGACCCGGTGGCGCTGAAGTACTCCTTCCATGAGGTCATCACCGCGTCCCGTGATGCTCCTTTGAGGCTCCGTGTGCTTCAGAGCCGCTGTCTGGTGCCGGGATGGTACGCAGTACACCTGGAACGATggaacacacactaccactccactcag ATTTTGGTTGTGGATGGGCAGATGCTTAAAACTGAACCAGCGGCTGTCATGGACAAAGTGCAGAAGTTTCTGGGCTTGGTGAACACCGTCGACTACCACAAGATCCTGGC GTTCGACCCTAAAAAAGGTTTCTGGTGTCAGCTGCTGGAGGGAGGTAGGACCAAGTGTTTGGGGAAGAGTAAAGGGAAGAGGTACCCTGACATGGACCCAGAG tctcaggCCTTTCTGAGGGAGTACTATAGGGATCATAACATTGAGCTGTCCAGGCTGTTGTACAGGATGGGACAGCCCCTTCCCAGCTGGCTCAGAGATGATCTCCTCAATACCAGGTAG